The Entelurus aequoreus isolate RoL-2023_Sb linkage group LG08, RoL_Eaeq_v1.1, whole genome shotgun sequence genome segment CCCTTCCTCTTGGGAAGTGACATGTCTGTTACCAATCAACAGTATGTCTTGCTCTACTGTACCACAGCACTCGTTTCACTTTCCCTGCTTTTGACAATAAAAAGGGTAATATACAGTCTGTACTTCATGGTGGAAACGTAGCTCTGAAGTGGCATGTGCCTACACAACAGTAAGACTCTACTAAAGGCTTACTTGAATGAGTATTTTTCCTAAGCAGACGGATGGAGTGCTGAGCTCGGCCATGAACATTACGCCCTGGAAATAATCTCCCTTTCCTTGACGCACAAACTagaagagggagggagagagagagagagacagaggctAATCACTGGTCCAGAAAACAATTATACTTTCTGCTCTGCTGCAGGCAGGCTGCAGAATGCAGTGGCTATAATTATGCTTGCACTGTAAATACTCTTTCAGCTGCGAGTCAACAAGCAGACAAATAAGGGATCACATCAGTCTCAAGTAATTTCTCTAAACAGATACAATGACATTACATGCACTATACATTACTTCAGCGTGTTCCCATATTTACATGAAAAGTACCATTTAGCTCACTCTGCCCAGAAAGACACATTGTGCACCTATACAAGCAAAATGCATGTATATAAAAAACATGAAtgctaaaataaaaaagatttccTTTAAATATGCAATTTCCCCCATAAACATGCACCAGCAGTTAATCAGTCTTAAAAGAAGAGGTCTGACAGTTACCACAGAAACAGGAAAGCAGACGGTAACCATAACAACGTGGTGCAGCACCATGAGGAACTCGCGACGCAGGTAGCTGGTGAGAGCCGAGACCATGTGCTGGGGGGAAGGCGAGGCCTCCTCGTGCCCTTTGACCCTCAGCTTGTACCAGTAGCACATGAACATGGCATAGATGTCGTACACGAAGTAGGGGACGGCGAACATGATGTACGTGCTGGTCAGCCAGTGCCTGGGGAAAGATGGGTAATAAGAAACCGCAAAGAAAAATCTCCATGGAATACAGTCTGAGGCGCTGGAGAGACAAAACTTCAGGCCAGAAGAAGTGAAACAACTGTCAACACACTTTTTAATGTCACCTTGTGTATTTGTAGACAACCACTATGCATCCAGGGCCTCCCAATCCACAGTTTGATTTTAAATTGTTCTCAATTTTTAAGTAATGTTTGTAAGACAGGGGTGTTTCAACTTTTTCTACGGACGatttcatacagaaaaatcaaAAGAATGTGGGAGGCACtttgtgagatttttttaaatttatacaaCATGTAAAAACAATCCAATAGGTTAAATGAATCACAGTTGCTACAAAGCTTTACTTTACTTGTCTGTGGCACTTTTATAGCGACATTGTTGTTTGTTATGCATTACTTGTTGTCAAAGTACTAGTAGCGTTCTCGCTACGCCTTTTGTTCTTCTCACTttttctgtttttaaaaacttCTTTAAAAATCGTATTGTATTTGTAGAATGTGCCGCACAATGGACACACCTGTAGTTGTAGAAATGTGTAAAAATCTtagaatatacaatatttttcaaaAAACGCGTCTTGAAAAAGAggggttgtcttatatttggggCAAATGCAGTCATTTTGTTACATGCCCGTCCCTACTTTGGATGCACCCTTCTCTATTAagtacaaatatataaaaaaaaggcaGTTTGCACACAGTGCTGACACCTCCAAATCGACTGACAATGTTGTGATGGACATGGGTTGACTTACTGGTCCTCGATGATGTCATTGCAGGAAGAAGCAATAATGTAGCCAGCTGACGAAGCCATGACCGCCTGAACCGACGACACCAACCTAGAAAGTGGACCATTAGCAAGTAAGATGACAAGCTTTAGCACTATAAATGTCTGCACAGAAAGCGACAGGTCCGGAGGGTCCCACCTGGCCGACACGATAACAGCATCGCCTTCGCTCCATCGCAGCGCTGGGATGGACTTGAGGCACTGCTTGGACAGAAGGAAGAGGCCGGGAAAGAACACGGAGCCAGCAGCGAGGAAGGTCAGCATGGTCCCTGGCCGTCCTGTTGGTCTTAAGAGGCAAAAAGTCCAGTGGCTAATCTGGTCCTGGAGACGTGTGGCTCTTTGTCCTCCCTGGAACAAGTGAGAAAAGGTCAAAGGGTAAAACAATCAGCTGGTATTGATCCAACTGGTGTTTGCACTTAAAGGTAAACCATCAAAGtccagaaataaaaataaatcaagagAGGACATCCTAAAGACAATCTGAATGTGGCAGAAAATCTATTGTCAAACTGCAGAGTTCTGGCTAAATATGTGGATTCTTTTAGGACGATTTTCTACAACGagccattattttactttttacttttgtaAAATCTGTCATTTATTTAGCTTGTTTGGGGAACCCACACAAGCAAAGGGACacaatgcaaactccacacatgtTCAAACTGAGATTCTAACCAGGAATTCCTCACTGTGAGGCAGACAGTTGATGCATTATTCCACCATACTTCCCGTGTTTTGACACAATGTATTCAACATTTACTCATCAAATTTTTTGCAaacggttttgttttttttctagctTTGCCCTAATCCGCCTACGTTATATATTTTACTGTAACCGCTTAAAGGGGCCAGTTTTAAACCtcaaacaaggaaaaaaatatatccaTTTACAAGGTCTATGGTGATCTTGGGATCAAAGGGCAACTTGGTGGTTATCGTACATGTGAAAATTAGGGATCATGTGCCAATTGATCGGCTACTGTTCAGTATCGGACGATTTCGTGAGAAAGTACGTAAGAGACATTGCCGATTACCGCCAATCACCTGTGGCTGatactatttatttttagtacccggctgacaagcagctagcagctaatcaTGTGTTTCAATACGCAGAGTGGAGTCGCACcctatactaataataataatcacttccattacacaaaataaactgcatttcctaatatcataataaaacataattacaACTGGAGGATAGAGGTCTTTGGGCATCTTACGATACGGTAtgattcttggggtgactatTTGATTCACAATCAATTATAAAtttaaaccgattctcgcaatgtattatttggtagagtaattacaaaaaaaactttttaaaacaggttacaaaaactTATTATGGTTGCTGACAAATGACGTAATCACACAGTAAACAAACATGAAGATGGCCTAAAAAGGTAATTTTaaaagtgcattaaaaaaatattaaatttagcGATTTTTGAAAACTATGAATTAGGGCTAGGCGATATGGCTAAAAACTATCAcgattaaagtgttttatatcggtcgaaatggataattattgatattgttaatgacctatcgaaaataagaatcaggaaaaaaaaaaaattcaatgttagCTTTTCAAatttaaccttcctctgattataatcccctcagctattaaggcagaaaggaaaggaaatatcaacacaaccatggaaaagaCTAAACAACATTCTAAAATCACATGGAACACTTAATGATCTCTTAAAAataaggtgcaaaaataaagaatatgtaagaaatgcttaataaagtgtaacaaaatagtgcaaagtgagaAAATGTAAACACAGAGAAACCTAAGAATAACTATTCTTAGCATGTTTAGTGCCAGCTGTGCTCAAGGGTGAGCGTGGCTCAGGTATTTTGGCAATACGGATTATGAGCactccgtttaaaaaaaaatccaaataaactGCCATACGGTTGAGGTGACCTTTGctgttttatcgacaatttattcGCTCTCTGAagcattaatttttattttctcttCTCACTCAATGCAAAGAAAAAACGGCAAGACAACAAGATGACGCAACCAAATTTAattgttgatactgttacctaattggctgttagtgtgtcactcctactgatcagtgatcacttcctgctttTGTTCATGctaccaaccttgctttgcaactacaaggtaaaatatatacatcaaacatattttttattgccATCGATTACATGTCTATAAGGGGTGTAACAGTATTGTAAATACCTCGGCATTGCAGTTTCAAAGTCGTCACAATAGTGCCGTGACATGTgacagtatcaaacaaaaacGTGGTATGTAGTTTTTTTGTGGCGCTTTAGCGTTGGACAGgcctgaaaataaactacatctcccataaTCCCCTGCGCAGCGCGGGCCGACATGGTGGGGGGCGTGGAATAccataagcaggaagtgaagtgtgttcatAGTAGAAGAAAGGaattgtttttttggacatttcctgaaatctATCCATCactgttttagttatgttgttaaCAACTAGACAAACAAACCCTGACAAAAACATAACCTTTTTGGTGGAGGTAAGAAAGTTTTCGTTCTGCAAAGCAAAGTGCGTCAGTTCCAAGGTGACATAAAGCCAGTCGGTCACGTCACACCACACAGAgggaaatcacaaaaaaaaaaaaaataacggtACACAATGGGAAATAGGAGTACACTGAAAAGCTACTAGATACATCCTCATTCCATTTATCCATTGTCCACTTCTTGTCTCTCTCGATGTCGCGGGAGGGCTAGAGCCTATCGAGCTACACTAGGGCGGAAGGCACCGTACtcactggacaagtcaccacctagtAAACAGTAACCCAGGGATGACAGTTGAAGCCAGCAAGggcaaacatcagtttgtgacgtatttacattattaacagTTAAATTGTTATTTAACTTTTTAGAGAAACAGCATTTTTCAAAACTATATGAACATGTCCACTGTGGCGGACACTGTTTCTCAGAAAGCAGAATTTtaaagacactaaagtgaacattattgttttattatgtttatattgGCACTTAATTAagcagttttttaaatatttgtttgaaacaatggatgttcctgcacaattatttgcacttacaAATACATGTTTGCAGTGTGATTAGAAGATTTTAGCATtacgtttgtgttcaattacagtaagtgtgtttatctaaACATTCCTGGCACTTTGTTTTACACACTTTGgcatttttaaatcttttttggacatataccacaataagaTCGTACCGTGTCTAATACCATGATATCATCGtactgtgagattttgatactgttacatccctagtgtcTATTGCTCAGCCCtactatgaattgatttagaatcggaacAAATAATCGTGATTGGGATGTGAATCATTTTTTAGCAGCCCTACTGGACGACTTTATTACAGCAAAAAggaaggcactaccgggacacaagtcGATGgaggatcgcctcacactgctagtttgtgctaacgctagctGAAACTACGTGAAGCCATTGCTCGTTTATCATTCCGAAACTCACAGAGTGTTCA includes the following:
- the tlcd3bb gene encoding ceramide synthase, which encodes MLTFLAAGSVFFPGLFLLSKQCLKSIPALRWSEGDAVIVSARLVSSVQAVMASSAGYIIASSCNDIIEDQHWLTSTYIMFAVPYFVYDIYAMFMCYWYKLRVKGHEEASPSPQHMVSALTSYLRREFLMVLHHVVMVTVCFPVSVFVRQGKGDYFQGVMFMAELSTPSVCLGKILIQYKQQHTLLHKVNGALMLITFFICRVLLFPYLYYAYGRYASIPFHLVPLSVPWHCNLGASLLMAPQLYWFSLICRGALRLFTGSSRSWRPRAGTATTEGSTAGPQPANGYSARATEPELATH